GTCATCAGGTTAAGTGTGGTCAGTTTCCATTTATGGCCAGTGGGCGCGCTAAAGCACAAGGGCAGACGGATGGTCTCATTAAATTGGTGACCGATGCTGAGAGTCATCAACTCTTAGGGGCCCATGTGGTTGGTGGCGCAGGGGCTGAACATCTTCTTCCTGCCATGACAGCTATGATGGCTGAAGATGGTTTGAAGCTTCTTCACCAGATGGTTATGCCACACCCATCCTTTGGGGAGGCTCTGCATGAAGCATTATTGGCGGCCACAGATAAACCGCTGCATGTGTAGCACGAATAAGGGTGTGTAGAGATGGATCAGCCAATCAAACTAAACCTGGGGTGTGGGGCACGAAAGCTCCCCGGTTATATCAATGTCGATCTGTACGGATCTCCCGATCTTCGTCATGATTTAGAAACCTTCCCCTGGCCGTGGCCGGAGAGTTGTGCTGATGCTGTTTCTCTGTCCCATGTTATGGAACATTTGGGGCGGGAGAGTCAGACCTTCTTTCGTATTATTCAGGAGCTCTACCGGGTATGTCGTGACGGTGCGCAAATTGAGATTCGTGTGCCGCACCCTTGGCACAAGGATTATCTTGGGGATCCTACTCATGTTAGGCCGATACTGCCTGAAGGGCTGGCTCTTTTCTCTAAAAAACAGATCGATTCATGGCTTGCCCAAGGGTTTGGTAATACCCCTCTTGCACATATACTGGATGTGGATTTTGAGATCAAACGGGTGGTTTATTATTACAGCCCAGAATGGGATGCCAAATTACGTGCCGGAGAGATGACCTCGCAAGAAATTCAGCAAGAGGCTGAGCGTCATGTGAATGTGATTAAAGAGATGGATATTCTGTGGCAGGTGGTCAAAC
The sequence above is drawn from the Magnetococcus sp. PR-3 genome and encodes:
- a CDS encoding class I SAM-dependent methyltransferase produces the protein MDQPIKLNLGCGARKLPGYINVDLYGSPDLRHDLETFPWPWPESCADAVSLSHVMEHLGRESQTFFRIIQELYRVCRDGAQIEIRVPHPWHKDYLGDPTHVRPILPEGLALFSKKQIDSWLAQGFGNTPLAHILDVDFEIKRVVYYYSPEWDAKLRAGEMTSQEIQQEAERHVNVIKEMDILWQVVKPTP